The Desmonostoc muscorum LEGE 12446 genome includes a region encoding these proteins:
- a CDS encoding DUF4280 domain-containing protein, with protein MALQVCSGATLKCSFGVAPSSLVVLPVNRVLTGTPDANIMDNKPMVNIMPFGMCSSLANPTVASATAAASGVLTPMPCIPVIPAPWAPGSPTVLIANIPALNNTSKLMCAWAGVIEVVYPGQSTVFIP; from the coding sequence ATGGCTCTGCAAGTATGTTCCGGCGCAACGCTCAAGTGTAGCTTTGGTGTTGCACCAAGTTCCTTGGTAGTTCTGCCTGTCAATCGGGTATTAACTGGTACGCCAGATGCGAACATTATGGATAACAAGCCAATGGTGAATATCATGCCTTTTGGTATGTGTTCGTCTTTAGCCAATCCAACAGTTGCATCCGCCACAGCAGCTGCTTCGGGTGTATTGACGCCTATGCCTTGTATACCCGTGATCCCTGCCCCGTGGGCACCTGGTTCGCCTACCGTTCTGATTGCTAACATCCCAGCGCTGAATAATACATCTAAATTGATGTGTGCGTGGGCGGGTGTAATTGAGGTAGTCTATCCTGGTCAATCAACGGTATTTATTCCTTAA
- a CDS encoding ABC transporter permease produces MKAVRPPLFLTLAAAVVAVAIALPLLYLVIRTTGIGGEELWQLISRPRNVMVFFNSAAMAATVTLFSALIAIPLAFLTVRTDLPGRRFWLVATTLPLAVPSYVGSFALIATLAPRGSFLQLLLQPLGVEELPSIYGFPGTVLAITLFTYPYMLLSVRSALQGIDPSLEEAARSLGYGSRETFFRVVLPQLKPSIIAGGLLVALYALRDFGTPSLMRFDAFTRAIFLQYKASFNRNSAAALSLMLVILVLGILWLEYRMRSRAAYYSRGSASLRPPKIAKLGIWKWPAFIFCLLITSLGVILPVGITLFWLIRGFNSGYTFPNLLPSVFNSIGAAGLAALATTIFALPVAILAVRFPNKITAIIERCSYIGFGVPGIVVALSLVFFGANYLPAVYQTLPMLIFAYLVLFLPQSVGTVRSSLLQLNPQIEESARSLGRNAWQTLREVTLPLVQPGVLSGAVLVFLTAIKELPATILLAPIGFTTLAMQIWQATENVDFADAAASSLAMLLVSIGSTLLVLSQENVKKEKIINQTQIQTKF; encoded by the coding sequence TTGAAAGCGGTTCGCCCTCCCTTATTTCTCACATTAGCCGCAGCAGTGGTGGCAGTTGCGATCGCTCTGCCATTACTATATTTAGTGATTCGTACCACAGGCATTGGCGGGGAAGAATTATGGCAATTAATTTCTCGTCCCCGCAATGTCATGGTTTTTTTCAACAGTGCGGCAATGGCAGCAACGGTAACATTATTTTCCGCCTTAATTGCCATACCGTTGGCATTTTTAACAGTGCGGACAGACTTACCAGGAAGACGTTTTTGGTTAGTAGCGACAACATTACCCTTAGCGGTTCCGAGTTATGTAGGCAGTTTTGCGCTGATTGCAACATTGGCACCACGGGGTAGCTTTTTACAGTTGTTGCTGCAACCACTAGGAGTAGAAGAATTACCTTCTATTTATGGTTTTCCGGGGACAGTTTTGGCAATTACTTTGTTTACCTATCCCTACATGCTGCTGAGTGTACGTTCAGCCTTGCAAGGTATCGATCCATCTTTAGAAGAAGCAGCTCGGAGTTTAGGTTATGGTAGCAGAGAAACCTTTTTTCGGGTAGTTTTGCCGCAGTTGAAACCATCAATAATTGCAGGTGGATTATTAGTTGCTTTGTATGCTTTGCGTGACTTCGGTACACCTTCACTGATGCGGTTTGATGCCTTTACCAGAGCAATTTTTTTGCAATACAAAGCTAGCTTTAATCGCAATTCAGCCGCAGCTTTATCATTGATGTTGGTGATACTGGTGTTGGGGATTTTGTGGTTAGAATATAGAATGCGATCGCGTGCTGCATATTATAGTCGTGGTTCCGCTTCCCTGCGTCCACCAAAAATTGCCAAATTGGGAATTTGGAAATGGCCAGCTTTCATTTTTTGTTTGCTAATCACTAGCTTGGGTGTAATTTTGCCAGTAGGTATTACCCTATTTTGGTTAATTCGTGGATTTAACAGTGGGTACACTTTCCCCAACTTACTCCCCAGCGTTTTCAACTCCATTGGTGCAGCGGGACTAGCGGCTTTAGCTACCACTATCTTTGCCTTACCAGTTGCAATTTTAGCAGTCAGATTTCCTAATAAAATCACCGCAATAATTGAACGCTGTTCTTATATAGGTTTTGGAGTTCCAGGAATTGTAGTTGCCTTATCTTTGGTATTTTTTGGTGCCAATTATTTGCCAGCAGTGTACCAAACTTTACCCATGCTGATATTTGCATATTTAGTGTTATTTTTACCGCAGTCAGTGGGAACAGTCCGCAGTTCACTTTTACAATTAAATCCCCAAATAGAAGAATCAGCACGCAGTTTAGGTAGGAATGCTTGGCAAACTTTAAGAGAAGTTACCCTACCATTAGTACAACCGGGAGTATTGAGTGGTGCAGTGCTAGTATTTTTGACAGCAATTAAAGAACTACCCGCCACCATACTATTAGCACCTATTGGGTTTACCACCTTAGCAATGCAAATTTGGCAAGCCACAGAAAATGTAGATTTTGCTGATGCCGCCGCGTCCTCACTAGCCATGTTGCTAGTCTCTATAGGTTCAACCTTATTAGTCTTATCTCAAGAAAACGTCAAAAAAGAGAAAATTATAAATCAAACGCAAATACAAACAAAATTTTAG
- the coaBC gene encoding bifunctional phosphopantothenoylcysteine decarboxylase/phosphopantothenate--cysteine ligase CoaBC: protein MQSPLNPKSKIQNPKLNRVLVAIGGGIAAYKVCELISTLFKTGVEVRVILTRSAQEFITPLTVATLSRHQAYTDDNFWQATHSRPLHIELGEWADAIVIAPLTANTLAKLAYGMADNLLTNTVLASTCPVLLAPAMNTDMWEQLSVQRNWQQLLIDSRYHGMNTASGLLACDRVGAGRMAEPPEILAYIQSLLHTQGKRDLVGKRVLISAGGTREFLDPVRFIGNPSTGKMGLALAQAALHRGARVTLVHTPANWEVPLGVQAIPVISAEQMHHAMLEYLANADIIVMSAAVADVKPRDYSTEKLPKRSLPQALPLEPVPDIVARLAELKQSHQILVGFGAQTGDIVNPALEKLQKKKLDAIVANPIDRPDSGFGSDNNEAIFLDIQGREMAIAPCSKLEMAHQLFDFLSSEL, encoded by the coding sequence ATGCAATCTCCCTTAAATCCAAAATCCAAAATCCAAAATCCAAAATTGAACAGGGTTTTAGTTGCTATAGGTGGCGGTATCGCCGCCTATAAAGTCTGTGAACTGATTTCGACGCTGTTTAAAACTGGTGTGGAAGTGCGAGTCATCCTCACCCGTTCGGCACAAGAATTTATCACACCTTTGACTGTCGCAACCCTATCTCGCCATCAAGCATACACAGATGATAATTTTTGGCAAGCAACTCACTCTCGCCCGTTGCATATTGAGTTGGGTGAATGGGCAGATGCGATCGTAATTGCCCCCTTAACGGCTAATACCTTAGCAAAATTAGCCTACGGTATGGCTGATAATTTACTCACAAACACCGTGCTGGCTTCTACTTGTCCAGTGCTGTTAGCACCAGCGATGAATACGGATATGTGGGAACAACTATCGGTGCAGCGAAATTGGCAACAGCTATTGATTGATAGCCGATATCATGGCATGAATACAGCTTCAGGTTTATTAGCTTGCGATCGCGTTGGTGCTGGTAGGATGGCAGAACCCCCAGAAATTCTGGCTTACATCCAATCGCTGTTACACACCCAAGGCAAACGAGATTTAGTCGGGAAACGAGTTTTAATCAGTGCTGGGGGAACGCGAGAGTTTCTTGACCCAGTGAGATTTATTGGCAATCCTTCCACAGGTAAAATGGGATTAGCTCTAGCCCAAGCCGCACTCCACCGAGGAGCAAGAGTCACTCTGGTGCATACTCCAGCTAATTGGGAAGTGCCATTGGGAGTACAAGCAATTCCTGTCATTAGTGCAGAGCAAATGCACCACGCTATGCTGGAATATTTAGCCAATGCTGATATCATCGTCATGTCAGCAGCGGTGGCAGATGTCAAGCCCAGAGATTATAGTACAGAAAAATTGCCCAAGCGATCGCTCCCCCAAGCTTTACCTTTAGAACCCGTACCCGATATCGTCGCCCGATTAGCAGAACTCAAACAGTCGCATCAGATATTAGTTGGGTTTGGTGCACAAACTGGAGATATTGTCAATCCAGCGTTAGAAAAATTACAGAAGAAAAAATTAGATGCGATCGTTGCGAACCCCATCGATCGGCCAGATAGTGGTTTTGGCAGTGATAATAATGAAGCGATATTTTTAGATATCCAAGGGCGGGAGATGGCGATCGCACCTTGTTCTAAATTAGAAATGGCGCATCAATTATTTGATTTTCTCAGCAGCGAATTGTAA
- the isiD gene encoding protein IsiD: MTTLSISKKEIAAMTAAEVEELATRLELDNYSNAFEGLNDWHLLRAIAFQRPELVEPYIYLLDLEPYDEA, encoded by the coding sequence ATGACAACTCTAAGCATTTCCAAGAAAGAAATTGCTGCCATGACTGCGGCAGAAGTCGAAGAACTAGCTACACGTCTGGAGCTGGATAATTACAGTAATGCTTTTGAGGGTTTAAATGATTGGCATCTACTACGAGCGATCGCATTTCAGCGTCCAGAGTTAGTAGAACCCTACATTTATCTGTTGGACTTGGAACCCTATGATGAAGCGTAG
- a CDS encoding iron ABC transporter substrate-binding protein has translation MKTLPLMKLSAGALALMLGWGIGMAVDAQTKTLVIYSGREQKLIGPLIEKAKKDLNKDIQVRYGDTAELAIALLEEGKNSRADLFFAQDAGALGTLEKKQLTLPIAPKLLNKVDTRFRSAKGHWVGISGRARVIDYNTKLVKQSELPSSISQLTQPKWRGKVGWAPTNGSFQSFVTAMRVLDGDQKTLQWLKAMKANGVKDYGKNSAIVEALGRGEIHLGLVNNYYLYRFKKDNANFPVAHHYTKKDAGSIINVAGVAITSTTDQKADVEALIDYLLKQSSQNYFAQETNEYPLVKGISAPSKQVPISKLNPPNVSLTDLDDLPGTLNLLQQAGVL, from the coding sequence TTGAAAACTTTACCATTGATGAAACTTTCAGCTGGAGCTCTGGCTTTAATGCTTGGCTGGGGAATCGGGATGGCTGTAGACGCCCAAACAAAAACGCTGGTAATCTATTCAGGTAGAGAGCAAAAACTGATTGGGCCTTTAATCGAAAAAGCTAAAAAAGACTTGAATAAAGATATTCAAGTACGTTATGGCGATACTGCGGAATTAGCGATCGCTCTTTTAGAAGAAGGCAAAAATAGCCGTGCAGACTTGTTTTTTGCTCAAGACGCTGGTGCTTTAGGCACTTTAGAGAAAAAACAACTCACACTACCAATTGCCCCGAAATTGCTGAACAAAGTTGACACTCGCTTTCGTTCTGCCAAAGGGCATTGGGTCGGAATTTCCGGACGCGCGCGTGTAATTGACTACAACACCAAGCTAGTCAAACAAAGCGAATTACCGTCATCAATTTCGCAGTTAACACAACCAAAATGGCGCGGTAAAGTCGGCTGGGCACCAACTAACGGTTCATTTCAGTCATTTGTCACCGCCATGCGAGTTTTAGATGGAGACCAAAAGACATTACAATGGCTCAAAGCGATGAAAGCCAATGGTGTCAAAGATTACGGTAAAAATTCCGCGATCGTTGAAGCTTTGGGACGGGGAGAAATTCATCTTGGTTTAGTGAACAATTACTACTTGTATCGCTTCAAAAAAGATAATGCTAACTTCCCTGTTGCTCATCACTACACGAAAAAAGATGCAGGATCAATAATTAATGTGGCAGGGGTAGCAATTACAAGCACAACTGACCAAAAAGCTGATGTCGAAGCTTTGATTGATTACCTGCTCAAACAGAGTTCACAAAATTACTTTGCTCAAGAAACTAACGAATATCCTTTAGTAAAAGGAATTTCAGCACCATCAAAACAAGTGCCAATTAGCAAACTCAATCCGCCTAATGTGAGCTTAACAGACTTAGATGACTTACCCGGAACATTGAATTTATTACAACAGGCAGGAGTTTTGTAG
- a CDS encoding pPIWI_RE_Z domain-containing protein: MRTKPDFWKGVDRICWLCVLMEEFIDTNSLEYAPVIMSGMASILNAPTLEQARQAIFNMRQMSLTFVTNQSVKHAIALYNNHHYCNHTKGAYEIDIETLHFKRTDPLEDSQITQARQILSSPLSYDSYGFTFADPRQAMAVALGEESTAVKLDIPRINAPIAARRTHSLNRQPRGKIRIPLSELRDLAIEMDEREKQDTERRSGNWADRFERFDLMVSETGKGLRKENDVLELEDIKHLIGLPGSGKTTILVLIAIWLGLHDYKAMFVFPSIEVARQYMAELAFHQVKVGMLVGQSDETRRRHADNIAEAIATRGNGGFAYTLEQAEVFGMNCVLPAFSTADMSLWGFGYAPCNEILQGGGKQGKMKKCLCPLWTMCGRNKAPRDLLDANIWVGHVRSLDTQISPHAIQEQVRYFELIARTFDVVVFDEGDMVQSDLDGYGAATLSISGSERSIHRVILEQIHNRFARGENYRLFDRDVELYSRDLSEFGNHNTSLITTLQNMSKSRVGERYENQLLTVLRIVSELLNTLKKSSQQNDLDEPEAKLGFSKSPALTEFWEAAAYNAFYDRTGVENPQDFKADLWPRILGYNRETLEKQWKTLISHFRRYLAENLIKRRDAIVEEIAELFLKICFPDHSPTIEAEDLAKLLITVTFVIVGYQRIVPGTRTMVAEGFIRETIGGSTASSELRKFIPESILGSFSGVEYTFSKAQTTRTAAKNVQLSYITFVGAPRMLMHRFHRLLDADDGHQSPAVLITSATSFLEASPAYHINAGPHYLLKPRQSEHKPEQSIYRFKWFPDSERGDEPLKYSGAGDLQNHNLKRMVNALVRGGITKSEIYKSMRHFDVKSNIRRKAALVVNSYDQARTIKKYINDYHPEVGRHTKAIVKSLRDGEQPQDFITSAQCEALGDDENCDILIFPMLAIGRGVNIVFSKGDRKLDAAIGSIYFLTRPHPTKNDMQLLYSLAGQATQEFDSRVFSETEDLNAIATSWQQSRKDLWKTANRLLREPLMASRLGPELFKSFTANQMVAILQTIGRGMRNGCPVSVYFVDAAWAKNSAEDKPDSGRDSMLVQMRIILEECVNHPDPVIREIYQELYGAFLTPLQRIKGVKYPDELANSQDITDEEDGFNDFSTLLEM, from the coding sequence ATGCGAACCAAACCTGATTTTTGGAAAGGTGTAGACCGAATTTGCTGGCTTTGCGTCTTAATGGAGGAATTTATTGATACTAATTCACTGGAGTACGCGCCAGTAATTATGTCAGGCATGGCGAGCATTTTAAATGCACCTACATTAGAGCAAGCCCGTCAAGCCATTTTCAATATGCGGCAGATGTCGCTAACTTTTGTTACAAACCAGTCAGTTAAACACGCAATTGCTCTCTATAACAATCATCATTACTGCAACCACACTAAAGGAGCGTATGAGATTGATATCGAAACACTTCACTTCAAAAGAACAGATCCTTTAGAAGATTCTCAAATTACACAAGCGCGTCAAATTTTGAGTAGTCCTTTGTCATACGACTCGTATGGTTTTACATTTGCCGATCCTCGTCAGGCGATGGCGGTTGCATTAGGTGAAGAGTCAACCGCCGTAAAGTTAGACATCCCTCGTATAAATGCCCCGATTGCTGCGCGTCGCACACATTCTCTCAACCGTCAACCAAGAGGAAAAATTCGCATTCCCTTAAGTGAACTGCGCGATCTGGCTATTGAGATGGACGAGCGTGAAAAGCAAGATACTGAGCGACGATCTGGTAATTGGGCAGATCGTTTTGAACGCTTTGATCTCATGGTATCGGAGACTGGAAAAGGTCTGCGGAAAGAAAATGATGTGTTGGAATTAGAAGACATCAAGCACTTAATTGGTTTACCAGGGTCAGGTAAAACAACTATTCTCGTGTTGATAGCTATCTGGCTAGGATTACATGACTATAAAGCAATGTTTGTGTTTCCCTCCATTGAAGTTGCTAGACAGTACATGGCTGAACTGGCATTTCATCAGGTAAAAGTGGGAATGCTTGTCGGACAAAGCGATGAAACTCGTCGTCGTCATGCAGATAATATTGCTGAAGCTATAGCAACACGAGGTAATGGTGGCTTTGCCTACACCTTAGAACAGGCAGAAGTTTTTGGGATGAACTGCGTCCTACCAGCCTTTTCAACTGCTGATATGTCCCTGTGGGGCTTTGGTTACGCACCTTGCAACGAGATATTGCAAGGCGGAGGGAAACAGGGAAAGATGAAGAAATGCTTGTGTCCCTTATGGACAATGTGTGGTCGCAACAAAGCACCGCGAGATTTGTTGGATGCTAATATTTGGGTTGGTCATGTGCGATCGCTCGATACTCAAATATCACCTCACGCGATTCAAGAACAAGTACGATATTTTGAGTTAATTGCTCGTACCTTCGATGTAGTTGTTTTCGACGAAGGCGACATGGTGCAATCAGACTTGGATGGTTATGGGGCAGCAACCTTAAGTATTTCAGGCTCAGAGCGATCCATTCATCGAGTAATTTTAGAACAAATCCATAACCGCTTTGCTCGTGGCGAGAACTATCGATTATTCGATCGGGATGTAGAACTTTACAGTCGTGACTTGTCAGAATTTGGCAACCATAATACTTCCTTAATTACCACCCTTCAGAATATGTCTAAGTCGCGGGTGGGAGAACGCTACGAAAATCAATTATTGACTGTATTACGAATTGTTAGCGAACTATTGAATACTTTAAAGAAATCCTCTCAGCAGAATGACCTTGATGAACCAGAAGCCAAACTAGGCTTTAGTAAAAGTCCGGCACTGACTGAATTTTGGGAAGCGGCAGCATATAACGCCTTCTACGATCGCACAGGTGTTGAGAACCCTCAAGACTTTAAAGCAGATTTATGGCCTCGGATTTTAGGCTATAACCGTGAAACCCTTGAAAAACAATGGAAAACTCTCATTAGTCATTTCCGCCGTTACCTGGCTGAAAATCTGATTAAGCGACGTGATGCGATCGTTGAAGAAATTGCCGAATTATTTCTCAAGATCTGTTTTCCAGATCATTCACCAACAATAGAAGCAGAAGATTTAGCTAAATTACTTATAACTGTTACTTTCGTAATTGTGGGCTACCAGCGAATTGTACCAGGAACTAGAACGATGGTTGCAGAGGGATTCATTCGTGAAACCATTGGGGGATCAACTGCATCATCAGAACTCCGAAAATTTATTCCAGAAAGCATTTTAGGTTCATTTTCTGGAGTGGAATACACTTTTTCCAAAGCACAAACAACACGTACCGCCGCCAAAAATGTGCAATTATCCTACATTACATTTGTTGGTGCGCCTCGAATGTTAATGCATCGCTTTCATCGGTTGTTAGACGCAGATGATGGACATCAAAGCCCAGCCGTTTTAATTACTTCAGCAACTTCATTTTTAGAAGCTAGTCCCGCCTACCACATTAACGCTGGCCCGCATTATTTACTAAAACCGCGTCAGTCAGAACATAAACCAGAACAGAGCATTTATCGTTTCAAATGGTTTCCAGATAGTGAACGTGGTGATGAACCCCTCAAATATAGCGGTGCTGGCGACCTTCAAAACCATAATCTTAAGCGGATGGTGAATGCCCTTGTGCGCGGAGGAATTACTAAATCTGAAATTTACAAGTCCATGCGTCATTTTGACGTGAAGTCTAATATCCGCCGTAAAGCTGCTTTAGTTGTCAATAGTTACGATCAGGCTCGCACAATCAAGAAGTATATCAATGACTATCATCCTGAAGTTGGGCGGCATACAAAGGCAATTGTTAAATCCCTCAGAGATGGAGAACAACCGCAGGATTTTATTACCTCTGCTCAGTGTGAAGCATTAGGAGACGATGAAAACTGTGATATTTTAATTTTTCCCATGTTGGCAATTGGTCGAGGTGTGAACATCGTTTTCAGTAAAGGGGACAGGAAACTAGATGCTGCAATTGGCTCGATTTACTTTTTGACTCGTCCTCATCCGACAAAGAATGATATGCAGCTGTTGTACAGCTTGGCAGGACAGGCAACACAAGAATTTGATAGTCGAGTGTTTAGTGAAACAGAAGATTTAAATGCGATCGCAACTTCTTGGCAGCAATCAAGAAAAGACCTTTGGAAAACTGCCAATAGATTATTACGTGAACCCTTAATGGCTAGCCGTTTAGGCCCTGAACTATTCAAATCGTTTACAGCTAATCAAATGGTGGCGATTTTGCAAACAATTGGGCGCGGGATGCGGAATGGATGCCCAGTATCAGTTTACTTCGTGGATGCAGCTTGGGCTAAAAATTCAGCAGAAGATAAACCCGACTCTGGGCGAGATAGTATGCTGGTGCAGATGCGAATCATTTTAGAAGAATGTGTCAACCACCCCGATCCTGTAATTCGGGAAATTTATCAAGAACTTTACGGCGCATTTCTAACACCTTTGCAGCGGATTAAAGGAGTAAAATACCCTGATGAATTAGCTAATTCACAAGATATTACGGATGAAGAAGACGGTTTCAATGATTTTTCAACACTATTGGAGATGTAA
- a CDS encoding alpha/beta hydrolase, with protein MSLQFINIPTANSQPPAGLIVTLHGWGANAEDVASLLPFINLPNYQFVLPNAPFPYPYSPVGRAWYDLRVENMYEGLAEGRQLLIDLLQSLEGSTGVPLSRTILSGFSQGGAMTLDVGSKLPLAGLVVMSGYLHPDAVTAAKGTISPTVITHGRYDEVVPLQAAWKARETIESLGVAVEYHEFDTGHEIDPQTIEVLRNFVVNTIA; from the coding sequence CTGTCTTTACAATTTATTAACATTCCCACAGCCAATTCTCAACCGCCGGCAGGTTTAATTGTCACTTTGCATGGTTGGGGTGCTAATGCCGAAGATGTAGCATCTTTGTTGCCTTTTATCAACTTACCTAATTACCAGTTTGTATTACCCAATGCACCTTTTCCTTATCCCTATTCCCCTGTAGGGAGGGCATGGTACGACTTGAGGGTGGAGAATATGTATGAAGGGTTGGCAGAAGGTCGGCAACTGCTAATAGACTTGTTGCAATCTTTAGAAGGCAGTACTGGCGTGCCTTTGTCACGGACTATTTTAAGTGGGTTTTCTCAAGGTGGGGCTATGACTTTAGATGTAGGATCGAAATTGCCCCTAGCAGGTTTAGTTGTCATGAGTGGGTATTTACATCCTGATGCAGTCACAGCAGCTAAAGGTACGATTTCGCCAACTGTAATTACCCACGGTAGATATGACGAAGTTGTTCCACTACAAGCTGCCTGGAAGGCACGAGAAACTATAGAGTCTCTGGGAGTGGCAGTAGAGTATCATGAATTTGACACGGGGCATGAAATAGATCCACAAACGATAGAGGTGCTACGGAACTTCGTTGTGAACACAATTGCTTAG
- a CDS encoding lipoate--protein ligase family protein, whose translation MRQLATESPSTWRFIPMLQTSGGVQMAIDAWLFNQCEEGQHPPTLRFYTWYPYALSLGHLQKQWPAQWHNLIYQGQELDVVRRPTGGRAVLHQGDLTYALITSASTAKSWGTYENICNFLIQGWQTLGIELDYGSAGRGYIHNPSCFNTATAADLVTADGSKFIGSAQRKGKNTILQHGSMILSTDKGLFEEIFEQPAPWNTSFCNPQEQDSWIVKIVDTLTETAKQYFGIELVTQPFTDLEWQDILKLRSLYEVRSGTVNLKSKI comes from the coding sequence ATGAGACAACTAGCAACCGAATCACCATCCACCTGGCGTTTCATCCCAATGCTTCAGACATCAGGAGGAGTACAAATGGCCATCGATGCTTGGTTGTTCAACCAATGCGAAGAGGGACAACATCCGCCTACCTTGCGTTTTTATACCTGGTATCCCTACGCGCTCTCCCTGGGACATCTGCAAAAACAATGGCCTGCCCAGTGGCATAATCTGATCTACCAGGGACAGGAACTCGATGTAGTTCGTCGGCCAACGGGAGGTAGAGCTGTTCTCCACCAAGGGGACTTAACCTATGCCCTGATTACCTCAGCTAGTACAGCAAAAAGCTGGGGTACTTATGAAAATATCTGTAACTTTTTGATTCAAGGCTGGCAAACCTTGGGTATCGAGTTAGATTATGGTTCTGCTGGACGGGGTTACATTCACAATCCCAGTTGCTTCAACACAGCAACAGCCGCTGACTTAGTTACCGCCGATGGAAGTAAATTCATAGGTAGCGCCCAACGCAAGGGAAAAAATACTATTCTGCAACACGGCTCGATGATTTTGTCTACAGACAAAGGTTTATTTGAAGAAATCTTTGAACAACCGGCTCCTTGGAATACCTCGTTTTGTAACCCACAGGAACAGGATAGCTGGATTGTCAAGATTGTGGATACACTGACAGAGACGGCAAAACAGTATTTTGGTATAGAACTAGTCACCCAACCATTTACCGATTTAGAATGGCAGGATATTCTGAAATTGCGATCGCTTTATGAAGTGCGATCGGGCACGGTCAATCTAAAATCTAAAATCTAA
- a CDS encoding restriction endonuclease-related protein — MYFEDVREWQGTAEALTKELKRQIEHLEISIESPAVRTIRSWRAKQLLSQPKGQEFGFRQILEGLATALLLKKGWTLAAIAQVLPSFPEDVLERQIIAEAQGHDPTWLPAISATSLPLPTGHRPARDLAEDAVMLLAQGILRQYDRVLPGREIVRQEDSTLPPELYQAMCKLGRLYIEEGLSDRVACVHTVLDNARYSLGCDRWQLGVFSQSDFRFSSVTLIDPDLRVPTSDCAEIANLSGAFGEDNVIEHRLYTQLCEATERLGGRRQHKAYTALRELFGRYSLIGERQLLDYLVENDLTPLQRMIVENFFHLVPDIWLVDGLAHRCAHCGTLMRSHPNKKLFSQGRCPIRQCIGHNSPKVSEKLDPKDILRIAEPRILTYWTGPAIDELAIFDTARQNKLNAELYPESDLCDVAINERAIGIDAKSYTSPVTLALRLNRSIGGLIHYRRRILAVSDRLIEDNPSYISTLISTLDKKGDPASLEIMSVSSVIDFLKKMPYANQT; from the coding sequence ATGTACTTTGAAGACGTGCGTGAATGGCAGGGAACTGCGGAGGCTCTGACAAAGGAGCTAAAACGCCAGATTGAACACCTTGAAATTTCTATAGAATCACCTGCCGTCCGTACTATTCGGTCGTGGAGAGCAAAACAACTTTTATCACAACCGAAAGGGCAAGAATTTGGATTTCGGCAAATTTTGGAGGGTTTGGCCACTGCTCTCCTATTGAAGAAAGGTTGGACACTTGCGGCGATCGCTCAAGTTTTGCCTTCCTTTCCTGAAGATGTTTTAGAGAGGCAAATTATTGCAGAGGCTCAAGGACACGATCCAACATGGCTACCTGCAATTTCAGCAACTTCTTTGCCTTTACCTACAGGACACCGCCCAGCGAGGGATCTGGCTGAAGATGCTGTGATGTTACTTGCTCAGGGAATTCTTCGCCAATACGATCGGGTTCTCCCAGGTCGAGAAATTGTGCGCCAAGAGGATAGTACGCTGCCACCAGAACTCTATCAAGCAATGTGCAAATTGGGTCGTCTATATATTGAAGAAGGATTAAGCGATCGCGTTGCTTGTGTGCATACTGTTTTAGATAATGCTCGATACTCTCTTGGTTGCGATCGCTGGCAGTTAGGGGTTTTTAGCCAATCAGACTTTCGCTTTTCTAGCGTTACCTTAATCGATCCAGATTTACGAGTACCTACTTCAGACTGTGCAGAAATTGCCAACCTGAGCGGGGCTTTTGGTGAAGATAATGTGATTGAGCATCGCTTATATACTCAGTTATGCGAAGCAACTGAACGATTGGGCGGTCGTCGCCAACACAAAGCTTACACCGCGCTACGAGAGTTATTTGGCAGGTACTCTCTGATAGGAGAACGGCAACTATTAGACTACTTGGTTGAAAATGACTTGACCCCTTTACAGCGAATGATCGTTGAAAATTTCTTCCACTTAGTGCCAGATATCTGGCTAGTTGATGGATTAGCACATCGTTGTGCCCACTGTGGAACATTGATGCGATCGCATCCCAACAAAAAACTTTTTTCACAAGGGCGTTGTCCGATTCGCCAGTGCATTGGCCACAACTCACCAAAAGTATCTGAAAAACTAGATCCCAAAGACATTTTACGAATTGCCGAGCCGCGAATTCTTACCTACTGGACAGGCCCAGCAATTGACGAATTAGCCATTTTTGATACAGCCCGACAAAATAAACTCAATGCTGAACTTTACCCGGAGTCGGATTTATGCGATGTGGCAATTAACGAACGGGCAATTGGAATTGATGCTAAATCTTACACAAGTCCCGTGACTCTGGCTTTGCGTCTCAATCGCAGTATTGGCGGGCTGATTCACTATCGCCGCCGGATTCTTGCTGTGAGCGATCGCTTAATCGAAGACAACCCAAGCTACATTTCTACCCTCATCTCAACACTAGATAAAAAGGGCGATCCCGCCAGTTTAGAAATTATGTCGGTTTCCTCTGTAATTGATTTTTTAAAGAAAATGCCTTATGCGAACCAAACCTGA